A genomic region of Xanthomonas fragariae contains the following coding sequences:
- a CDS encoding SlyX family protein — protein sequence MHERLSPRDQELDARLVELETRLSFQEQALNELSEALADARLTGARNAELIRHLLEDLGKVRSTLFADAADEPPPPHY from the coding sequence ATGCATGAGCGACTCTCGCCGCGCGACCAGGAACTGGACGCGCGGTTGGTGGAACTGGAAACGCGCCTCTCCTTTCAGGAGCAGGCGCTGAACGAACTGAGTGAAGCGCTTGCGGACGCCCGTTTGACGGGCGCCCGCAATGCCGAATTGATCCGCCACCTGCTCGAGGATCTGGGCAAGGTGCGCTCAACGTTGTTTGCCGATGCAGCGGATGAACCGCCGCCTCCGCACTATTGA